From the Callithrix jacchus isolate 240 chromosome 22, calJac240_pri, whole genome shotgun sequence genome, the window TGGGCCTACATCACCTTGGCTTCTGGTAAATTTTGACATGAATGTGCTACACTGGCAGTCACTAACCAACAGGGGataaaacaaacctgcatgatttATCTCATTCAGAACTTGTTAATACCATGGTCCTAGGAATCTAATCACCAAGGTGAGGGAGCCTGCAGTACTGACCTCAGTATCCATGACCCTTCTTTACAGATGCCCGGACTCAGGTAACCATGAAGAAGTTGTATTTAGAATCTGTAGGTTTAATTTCAGACCCTCGGGATGGCATCTAAGGCCACTCCATGAGCCATTACAAACCTTCGCAAGGCATTTAGACAAATATGATGATCTTTGGTGTCACTGCCAATAATTAAAAATGGCAACTGATGGGCTAAATGGTAACATTCATAcccttacattcatagggtttctgcCCAGTGTGAATTCTTTCATGGGTACTTAGGCGTGAGGAAACAGCAAAtgctttcccacattccttacatacaaaaggtttctctccagtatgattTCGCAGGTGTACTTTAAGGGCTGAGGAAAACATAAATGCTTTCCCACATACCTTGCATATAAAGGGCTTTTCTCCAGTATGAGTTCTCAAATGTTTACTACGATGCGAAGAAGTAATGAAAGTTTTTCCACATTCAATGCATTCATAAGGCTTCTCTCCTGTGTGAATTCTTTTATGTTGGGTAAGGGTTGCAGATCTattgaaggctttcccacattccttacactgatagggtttctctccactgTGATTTCGAATGTGTATAGCAAGACCCGTGTACTGAGTGAAGGCTtgcccacattccttacattcatagggttttatTCCAGTGTGCGTTCTTACATGTTGAGTAAGGTGAGTTGATCTAGTGAATGTTTTCCCACATTCCGTACATTTGTGTGGTTTTATTCCAGTGTGAATTTGAATGTTATCGTTAAGGAATGAGGAATTTCTAAAGGATCTTCCATATTCTTTACATTCAAAGGACTTCTCTCCTTTATGAGTTTTCCCATGTGCAGAAAGTTGAGAACAATTAGTGAAGGGTTTCCCACATTTCTCAGTCTCTTTGGATTTCTTTCCAGTATGAACTGTTGCACACTGCTTTACATGTGAGGAAGCTGTGATGGCTCCCCCACATTCCCGAAATTCACAGAGCTTCACTCCAGTGTGGATTCCCATGTGATTATCAAGGCTCGCAAAATACTTAAAGCCttttccacattccttacatttgtAGGGCTTTCTTGCATTGAGAATTTGAAGATGTACGGCAAGGCCTGGAGTTAGGGTGAAGACTTTTCCACATGGATTAAATTTGGAAAGTTCCCATCCAACAGACGGTTCCCTGTGCACAGTGAGGACGTCTTTTCCATAACAATTACACTCAGAAGTGTTCCCTCCATTCTGAGGTCTCATGTGTGTCTTAAGGCAAAACTGTTCACTGAAGACCTCTCCACAATTCTTACAGAGTTTCCATCCACTGTAGCTTGTCTGCTGATGAACAGATAaaggatttaaaacattttcagacaTATTAAGAGATTTCACTCACCTAAAGACAGAAACATTTTGATgacaattattattttactttttactgccccgccccttttttttttttttgacacagagtcttgttctatctcCCAGTCTGAAGTgttagtggcacaatcttagccaactgcaacctccacctcccaggctcaagtgaatcTCCTTCCTCGTAGCTGgggcagctgggaatacaggtgcatgctaaTGCACctagctaagttttctatttttttttttttttttttttttggagacggagttttgctctcgttacccaggctggagtgcaatggcgcgatctcggctcaccgcaacctccgcctcctgggttcaggcaattctcctgcctcagcctcctgagtagctgggattacaggcacgcgccactatgcccaactaattttttgtatttttcgtagagatggggtttcaccatgttgaccaggatggtctctatctcttgacctcgtaatccacttgcctcgccctcccacagtgctgggattacaggcttgagccaccgcacccagcaagttttctatttttttttttttttttttttagagacagggttttgccacgttgcccaggctggtctcaaactcctgagttcaggtgatctgcctgccttggcctcccaaagtggtaagaTTACACCATGTCCAGTACGTTTCACTTTTTTCAAAATTAGCGTTTTGCTCCATTGCCTGGGGTatagtgcactggtgtgatcatggctcactgtaacctcaaactcctggttgtgttcaagtgatcatcctgcgtTAGCTTCCTGTGTAGGTAAAACTTTcagcacgcaccatcatgcctggccaaactttctatttatttatgcaatggagtctcgctctgtctggagtacagtggcgcaatcttggctcactgcaatctccacttcctcagttcaagagattcttgtgcctcagactcctgagtagctgggattataggcacatgccaccacacccagatgatttttgcaattttagcagaaatggagtttcaccatgttggctaggctagtctcgaactcctgactttgtgatccacccaccttggcctccataattgctgggattacaagcatgagccactgcacccagcctcaatttaattttgtagagacagtgtcttgctatgtagcctaggctggtctcaatctcttcaagctgcctcagcctcccaaagtgctgggattacggcgaTGAGCTACCATGGCAGCCTAGTTTCATAActacaatttttataatttttctttcatggttTCATTTCCTGAACTCTTGATTTCTTCCAGAGTGAATAATGGGACCTTTTGCTAGAATTCTATGCCACTGGctctaattgttttaaaaaaaaaaaaaaaaaaaaaaaaaaaaaaacctctatattttattttattttattttttgagacggagtttccctcttgttacccaggctggggtgcaatggcacgatctcggctcaccataacccccccactgggttcaagcaattctcctgcctcagcctcccaagtagctgggattacaggcgcacgccaccatgtccagctaatttttgtatttttagtagagacggatttcaccttgttgaccaggatggtctcgatctcttgacctcatgatccacctgcctcagcctcccaaagtgctgggattataggcgtgagccaccacgcccggccagaaaactgtatattttaattttgggggggtggtttgagacaagatctcactctgtcatccaggctaggtacaatggcacagtcatagctcactgcagcgttaatctcccaggctcaagccatcatcctgcctcagtcccccaaggaGCTTGGACTAAAGTCGTATGCCAaaacgcctggctcatttttaattttttgcagagacagggtctccctgttgcccaggctggttttgaactcccagattcaagcaattctcctgcctcagcttctcaaagtgctgggattacaggcatcagccattgcACACAGCCAAATTGTGTAGATATTCATGAAACTGTTTAAATCCTCAATGACTAGTTACATATGTGGGAATGTATACTTCTGGGTATTCTAAAGTGACAAGTTATACAGGTTTAGAACATCAGAAAACTTATCACATTCAGAGTATCTCTCCAGAGACCCTATTCCCTCGAGTGTAGGCTACTTCTCTAATTCTCTGAAGTATTTCtcatttgtgctgtttttttttttttttttttcattgcaaacTCTacttcccgggtttaagcaattctgcctcagcctctcaagtaactgggattacaagtgcccatcaccacatctggctaattttgtatttttagtagagatagt encodes:
- the LOC103787315 gene encoding uncharacterized protein LOC103787315 isoform X1 produces the protein MAAIDLSCGFFPREAICPLEEKTKVERTVVDYLANGYQDSVTFDDVAVEFTPEEWALLDTTQKYLYRDVMLENYKNLASMGCQLFIPNLTSWLKQEELKTMESGVLQQWEIQPRTQGLSLQQRFLKNEIFNGIQMQTSYSGWKLCKNCGEVFSEQFCLKTHMRPQNGGNTSECNCYGKDVLTVHREPSVGWELSKFNPCGKVFTLTPGLAVHLQILNARKPYKCKECGKGFKYFASLDNHMGIHTGVKLCEFRECGGAITASSHVKQCATVHTGKKSKETEKCGKPFTNCSQLSAHGKTHKGEKSFECKEYGRSFRNSSFLNDNIQIHTGIKPHKCTECGKTFTRSTHLTQHVRTHTGIKPYECKECGQAFTQYTGLAIHIRNHSGEKPYQCKECGKAFNRSATLTQHKRIHTGEKPYECIECGKTFITSSHRSKHLRTHTGEKPFICKVCGKAFMFSSALKVHLRNHTGEKPFVCKECGKAFAVSSRLSTHERIHTGQKPYECKGMNVTI
- the LOC103787315 gene encoding uncharacterized protein LOC103787315 isoform X3 encodes the protein MESGVLQQWEIQPRTQGLSLQQRFLKNEIFNGIQMQTSYSGWKLCKNCGEVFSEQFCLKTHMRPQNGGNTSECNCYGKDVLTVHREPSVGWELSKFNPCGKVFTLTPGLAVHLQILNARKPYKCKECGKGFKYFASLDNHMGIHTGVKLCEFRECGGAITASSHVKQCATVHTGKKSKETEKCGKPFTNCSQLSAHGKTHKGEKSFECKEYGRSFRNSSFLNDNIQIHTGIKPHKCTECGKTFTRSTHLTQHVRTHTGIKPYECKECGQAFTQYTGLAIHIRNHSGEKPYQCKECGKAFNRSATLTQHKRIHTGEKPYECIECGKTFITSSHRSKHLRTHTGEKPFICKVCGKAFMFSSALKVHLRNHTGEKPFVCKECGKAFAVSSRLSTHERIHTGQKPYECKGMNVTI
- the LOC103787315 gene encoding uncharacterized protein LOC103787315 isoform X2, which encodes MAAIDLSCGFFPREAICPLEEKTKVERTVVDYLANGYQDSVTFDDVAVEFTPEEWALLDTTQKYLYRDVMLENYKNLASMGCQLFIPNLTSWLKQEELKTMESGVLQQWEIQPRTQGLSLQQRFLKNEIFNGIQMTSYSGWKLCKNCGEVFSEQFCLKTHMRPQNGGNTSECNCYGKDVLTVHREPSVGWELSKFNPCGKVFTLTPGLAVHLQILNARKPYKCKECGKGFKYFASLDNHMGIHTGVKLCEFRECGGAITASSHVKQCATVHTGKKSKETEKCGKPFTNCSQLSAHGKTHKGEKSFECKEYGRSFRNSSFLNDNIQIHTGIKPHKCTECGKTFTRSTHLTQHVRTHTGIKPYECKECGQAFTQYTGLAIHIRNHSGEKPYQCKECGKAFNRSATLTQHKRIHTGEKPYECIECGKTFITSSHRSKHLRTHTGEKPFICKVCGKAFMFSSALKVHLRNHTGEKPFVCKECGKAFAVSSRLSTHERIHTGQKPYECKGMNVTI